The following coding sequences lie in one Salmo salar chromosome ssa13, Ssal_v3.1, whole genome shotgun sequence genomic window:
- the uqcc5 gene encoding ubiquinol-cytochrome c reductase complex assembly factor 5: MFQRKSQNIKYFLSLVPGKRRFGVYRFLPVFFCIGGVMEWVMINVRIGRETFYDVYRRKKSEREYQQKIEDGLIVLTNPVAK, from the exons ATGTTTCAGAGGAAGAGTCAAAATATCAAGTACTTCCTGAGTCTTGTGCCAGGGAAACGTCGCTTTGGAGTATACAGATTTCTGCCTGTCTTCTTCTGTATTGGAGGTGTGATGGAATGGGTCATGATCAACGTGAGGATAGGAAGGGAGACATTCT aTGATGTCTACAGAAGAAAGAAGTCAGAGAGGGAATACCAGCAGAAGATCGAGGATGGATTGATTGTACTTACTAATCCAGTAGCCAAGTGA
- the ognb gene encoding osteoglycin, paralog b precursor (The RefSeq protein has 1 substitution compared to this genomic sequence), translated as MIDLRTLFFTIILVPWMLSSAARNGYMEARKPKKEVVTIPDYDTAGDSDTSPAAAPKAEGELPTCLLCVCLTGSVYCEEVSPEMTAVPSLPKETAYLYARYNKITKITNKDFADIATLRRIDLTGNLISEIEDGAFSKLALLEELNLSENKLAKLPMLPAKLISFNANYNQLKTKGIKSTAFKKLTKMAYLYLGNNELGAIPQLPESLHIVHLYNNKITTVSDETFCQGNNTQYIRANMEEVRLDGNPLMLAKHPNSFVCLRALPIGPYH; from the exons ATGATAGACCTGAGGACTTTGTTTTTCACCATTATTCTGGTACCGTGGATGCTCTCTTCTGCAGCAAGAAATGGATACATGGAAGCAAGGAAACCTAAG AAAGAGGTTGTGACCATCCCAGACTATGACACCGCTGGAGACTCAGATACAAGCCCAGCAGCAGCTCCGAAAGCTGAGGGTG AGCTGCCCACgtgcctactgtgtgtgtgtctgactgggtCGGTATACTGTGAGGAGGTCTCCCCTGAGATGACAGCAGTTCCATCCCTGCCCAAGGAAACTGCCTATCTCTACGCACGCTACAACAAAATCACTAAAATCACCAACAAAGACTTTGCAGACATTG CAACTTTGAGAAGAATCGATCTGACTGGGAACCTCATCTCTGAGATAGAAGACGGAGCTTTCTCAAAGCTTGCCCTCCTTGAAGAGCTCAATCTCTCAGAGAACAAGctggccaaactacccatgtTACCTGCCAAACTCATATCCTTCAATGCCAATTACAACCAGCTTAAAACCAAGGGAATAAAGTCAACTGCTTTTAAG AAACTCACCAAGATGGCGTACCTATACCTTGGCAATAACGAGCTGGAGGCAATCCCACAACTTCCAGAGAGTCTCCACATTGTGCACCTATAT AACAATAAGATCACCACGGTATCGGATGAGACCTTCTGCCAAGGCAACAACACTCAGTACATTAGAGCCAACATGGAGGAGGTGAGACTGGATGGCAACCCTCTGATGCTGGCCAAGCATCCCAACAGCTTTGTTTGCCTCAGGGCCCTGCCCATTGGACCGTACCACTGA